A window of the Fusarium poae strain DAOMC 252244 chromosome 3, whole genome shotgun sequence genome harbors these coding sequences:
- a CDS encoding hypothetical protein (TransMembrane:4 (i30-51o71-93i100-119o125-145i)), with protein sequence MPRRRKPPRAGALAELAPLKIAGQIATLQAIYYFAALVLIVFTALVSGSGFSWTLVFGWEGLRGDTTHGWLMSFIFLLDGGLIISIAVVALIARSKLVPDFAITVHFLHLVIASLYSGHIPRHGGWWLTMIASAAISVSLGIWGCQYRELQPVFFGGRPILPAVPASVDGSTTQPSTVDEEMAIPSRGRGRDGNAEYEMEPMLPLK encoded by the exons ATGCCGCGTCGTCGCAAACCCCCGCGCGCAGGCGCACTCGCAGAGCTAGCGCCACTCAAGATCGCAGGCCAGATCGCGACGCTGCAGGCCATTTACTACTTCGCCGCCCTGgtcctcatcgtcttcacGGCGCTTGTGTCAGGGTCTGGTTTCagttggacccttgtattcGGCTGGGAGGGTTTGAGAGGAGATACAACACACGGTTGGCTCATGtcttttattttcttgtTAGACGGGGGCTTGATTAT CTCCATCGCAGTAGTCGCCCTCATCGCACGTTCCAAACTCGTACCCGATTTCGCCATAACGGTCCATTTCCTTCATCTCGTCATCGCATCCCTTTACAGCGGCCACATCCCTCGACACGGAGGCTGGTGGCTCACTATGATTGCATCAGCCGCGATCTCTGTGAGCCTGGGAATATGGGGCTGTCAATACCGCGAACTACAGCCTGTCTTCTTCGGCGGCCGTCCGATTCTCCCTGCCGTACCTGCATCGGTTGATGGCTCTACGACGCAACCTTCTACTGTGGATGAGGAGATGGCCATCCCTTCAAGGGGGAGAGGCAGAGACGGCAATGCGGAGTACGAAATGGAGCCTATGCTACCTCTGAAATGA
- a CDS encoding hypothetical protein (BUSCO:9944at5125) has translation MFTFCPLQGALSDSSASQSLLELDGGVKVLVDLGWDESFDVEKLKEIEKQVTTLSLILVTHATASHLAAYAHCCKNIPQFTRIPVYATRPVIDLGRTLIQDLYTSSPAAATTIPQSSLTESAYSLTQTATTAQNLLLQSPNNEEIARYFSLIQPLKYSQPHQPLPSPFSPPLNGLTITAYNSGHTLGGTIWHIQHGLESIVYAVDWNQARENVFAGAAWLGGAGGGGAEVIEQLRKPTALICSSRGADRTAQPGGRTKRDEQLIDTIKACVTRGGTVLIPVDSSARVLELSYLLEHAWRTDAASEGGVLKSAKLYLAGRNMSSTMRYARSMLEWMDDSIVQEFEAFAEDQRRVNGANSKKEGGPFDFKYLRLLERKAQIARLLSQTVENAGTEGRVILASDSSIEWGFSKDLIKGLAQDSRNLVILTDKPGLSKNDKPSIARTLWDWWKKRKDGVSVEQNSNGENIELVYAGGRELEIREPRRHALEGDELALYQQWLATQRQLQATQQSGGAAGLEAAADVVDDASSESSSDSEDEDGEQQGKALNVSTAIAQAGRKNVVLKDEDLGINVLIKKKGVYDFDSRGKKGRERTFPIAIRRKRQDDFGELIRPEDYLRAEEKEEDGQDSANIEATDDKLGKKRRWDDVAKSGTGTNKRPQAMRAGSHDGEEAGAGDGFVPDELDTVEDVETEEPVGPCKLSYQTETIQANMRIAYVDFSGLHDKRSLNMLIPLIQPRKLILVGGERDETLALAEDCRRALGADKSNPDNSGSERSVDVYTPEIGVVIDASVDTNAWVVKLADPLVRKIKWQNVRGLGIVTITGQLLATHLNEAAAADEDVANKRQKTEEPPSSTTLTNTAAAIPSATPVLDVLPANLISAVRSAAQPLHVGDLRLADLRRAMQSAGHTAEFRGEGTLVVDGTVAVRKTSAGRVEVESVGMPTARRSTFYEVRKMIYDNLAVVAGA, from the exons ATGTTCACCTTCTGTCCGCTCCAGGGCGCCTTGTCGGATTCATCCGCTTCACAATCCCTTCTCGAGCTTGACGGGGGTGTCAAGGTGCTGGTTGATCTGGGATGGGACGAGAGTTTTGATGTAGAAAAGCTCAAAGAAATTGAGAA ACAAGTCACGACTCTATCTCTAATTCTCGTTACACATGCGACAGCTTCGCATCTCGCCGCCTACGCCCATTGCTGCAAGAACATTCCTCAGTTCACGCGCATCCCCGTGTATGCGACACGGCCTGTCATTGACCTCGGCCGCACCCTTATTCAAGACCTATATACTTCGAGCCCCGCCGCTGCGACAACAATTCCCCAAAGCTCACTCACCGAGAGTGCCTATTCACTTACTCAAACTGCTACAACCGCACAGAACCTCCTTCTCCAATCGCCGAACAACGAGGAGATCGCCCGATACTTTTCTCTCATCCAGCCCCTCAAATACTCGCAACCTCATCAACCTCTACCATCACCCTTTTCGCCACCCCTGAACGGTTTAACGATTACCGCGTATAATTCGGGACACACCCTCGGTGGCACAATATGGCATATCCAACATGGCCTCGAATCGATCGTGTATGCGGTGGACTGGAATCAAGCACGTGAGAACGTGTTTGCCGGTGCAGCCTGGCTGGGTGGAGCTGGAGGTGGCGGCGCTGAAGTTATTGAGCAGTTGCGAAAACCAACCGCTCTGATCTGCAGCAGTCGTGGTGCAGATCGAACTGCACAGCCTGGAGGTCGCACCAAGCGAGATGAGCAGCTCATCGATACTATCAAGGCATGTGTCACACGAGGAGGAACAGTGCTGATTCCTGTGGACTCGAGCGCGAGAGTTTTGGAGCTTTCATACCTATTGGAACATGCCTGGAGAACCGATGCTGCTTCCGAGGGAGGTGTGCTCAAGTCAGCTAAGCTGTATCTGGCTGGCCGCAATATGTCGAGCACTATGCGATATGCTCGAAGTATGCTTGAGTGGATGGACGACAGCATCGTGCAGGAATTCGAAGCTTTCGCTGAAGATCAACGAAGGGTCAATGGCGCAAACAGCAAAAAGGAGGGAGGGCCATTCGACTTCAAATATCTACGACTACTCGAAAGAAAGGCCCAGATTGCACGATTACTCAGTCAAACCGTCGAGAACGCTGGGACAGAAGGTCGCGTTATTCTGGCGAGCGATAGCAGCATAGAATGGGGTTTCTCTAAGGATTTGATCAAGGGATTGGCACAGGATTCAAGGAATTTGGTCATCCTGACAGATAAGCCAGGTTTGTCAAAGAATGACAAGCCGTCTATCGCAAGAACGCTATGGGATTGGTGGAAGAAGCGCAAAGACGGTGTATCAGTGGAGCAGAACAGCAACGGAGAGAATATCGAGCTCGTTTACGCCGGCGGACGAGAGCTGGAGATCCGCGAACCCCGACGTCATGCCTTGGAAGGAGACGAGTTGGCACTCTACCAACAATGGCTTGCCACTCAAAGACAGCTTCAAGCAACTCAACAAAGTGGAGGCGCGGCAGGACTTGAGGCAGCAGCAGATGTTGTGGACGACGCTTCGTCCGAATCATCATCCGACTCggaagatgaggatggcGAACAGCAGGGCAAAGCGCTCAACGTGTCGACAGCTATTGCCCAGGCTGGTCGCAAGAATGTCGTACTCAAAGATGAAGACCTCGGCATTAATGTGcttatcaagaagaagggtgtATACGACTTTGACTCCCGAGGGAAGAAGGGCCGAGAGCGCACATTCCCTATCGCCATCCGAAGGAAGCGTCAAGACGACTTTGGAGAGCTCATTCGCCCCGAAGACTATCTTCGTGCCGaggagaaagaggaagatggtCAAGATAGCGCCAACATTGAGGCCACTGATGACAAACTCGGCAAGAAGCGTCGATGGGACGATGTTGCGAAAAGTGGCACTGGCACCAACAAACGACCGCAAGCCATGCGGGCCGGTTCTCACGACGGCGAAGAAGCTGGAGCAGGCGACGGCTTCGTTCCTGATGAACTCGACACTGTTGAGGATGTTGAGACCGAAGAACCTGTAGGACCATGCAAGCTGTCATACCAGACCGAGACTATCCAGGCCAATATGCGCATCGCATATGTTGACTTCAGTGGTCTGCACGACAAGCGAAGTCTTAATATGTTGATTCCTCTTATCCAACCCCGAAAGCTCATTCTTGTTGGCGGTGAACGCGACGAGACACTTGCTCTTGCTGAAGATTGCCGTCGAGCACTGGGAGCTGACAAGAGCAATCCCGACAACTCTGGCAGTGAACGTTCCGTTGACGTATACACACCCGAGATCGGCGTCGTTATAGACGCTAGCGTTGACACCAACGCCTGGGTTGTCAAGCTGGCTGATCCTCTAGTCAGAAAGATCAAGTGGCAGAACGTTCGTGGCCTGGGTATCGTCACTATCACAGGACAGCTTCTTGCCACACACCTCAACGAAGCTGCAGCAGCCGACGAGGACGTCGCCAACAAACGACAAAAGACCGAAGAGCCTCCCTCATCGACTACCCTAACCAACACGGCGGCAGCTATCCCTTCGGCCACGCCTGTCCTCGACGTTCTTCCTGCGAACCTCATTTCTGCCGTACGCTCAGCAGCCCAACCATTGCACGTTGGTGACCTTCGTCTTGCTGATCTTCGCCGTGCCATGCAATCCGCTGGCCACACGGCGGAATTCCGTGGTGAGGGTACACTGGTCGTTGACGGCACTGTCGCCGTTCGCAAGACGTCTGCAGGTCGTGTCGAAGTTGAGAGTGTGGGCATGCCAACCGCTCGGCGAAGTACCTTCTACGAGGTACGCAAGATGATATACGATAATTTGGCTGTTGTAGCCGGCGCGTAG
- a CDS encoding hypothetical protein (BUSCO:40039at5125): METYHGYVRTPADAIRLFEACRLGILPRVQRRLSEKERQSIRSGSVFVWDEREAGMRRWTDGKSWSASRVSGSFLTYREMEGKRGGGFNTNRRGGGKTPDSGRGSDEDQDDGEPEGYRYKADGLMKQSFSITTSGGQHLHLISYYSRPQPGQPELQQPTNDQALRGITPVKGMYPESSMGEANTTPALTRAPMQQSYMAQPGQQPYGAYPQHGYGWPPSPAATPPYSHYAAPYPPNVPQQYLPHAGHPGLPPPPPHYPQAPAYEHRVAPLPPPLTAKSPHHPHIALPRAHESPREQHLQVAVQSAMVDARPSGVSHTHQVALPSLGAVTNGPPGSSLAAISTPPSRTMSVSPTRNSRSEVSSLSTLHAVLHHTPATSESGSAKPGSAASSPRASGACGLEKGGVSEDARALRMLDRKIRIIIESCQQSLRIYGVCYAHQ, from the exons ATGGAAACGTACCACGGCTATGTGCGGACACCCGCCGATGCTATTCGACTCTTTGAGGCCTGCAGATTAGGCATCTTGCCCCGTGTGCAACGACGACTTTCGGAGAAGGAGAGACAATCAATTCGATCTGGTTCCGTTTTTGTCTGGGATGAGCGGGAAGCCGGTATGAGAAGATGGACTGACGGCAAGTCATGGAGCGCCAGTCGAGTTTCCGGAAGCTTTCTCACATACCGCGAAATGGAGGGCAAGCGAGGTGGAGGCTTCAACACCAACCGACGAGGCGGTGGTAAAACCCCAGACTCTGGACGTGGTAGCGATGAGGACCAAGACGATGGAGAGCCTGAGGGATACCGATACAAGGCCGACGGCCTAATGAAGCAGTCTTTCAGTATCACTACCTCTGGCGGCCAACATCTACACCTCATCTCATATTACTCTCGCCCACAACCTGGTCAGCCTGAGCTTCAGCAACCAACAAACGACCAGGCGCTACGAGGAATTACTCCTGTCAAGGGCATGTATCCCGAGTCTAGCATGGGCGAGGCCAACACCACTCCCGCTCTCACCCGTGCCCCTATGCAGCAGTCTTATATGGCTCAGCCTGGTCAACAACCTTACGGTGCCTATCCTCAGCATGGATATGGTTGGCCTCCTTCTCCCGCCGCTACTCCTCCCTACAGCCACTATGCTGCTCCTTACCCTCCTAATGTCCCTCAACAATACCTACCTCACGCTGGCCATCCAGGCctacctcctcctcctcctcactaCCCCCAGGCACCCGCTTACGAGCACCGTGttgctcctcttcctcctcctctgacGGCCAAGTCTCCTCACCACCCGCACATTGCTCTTCCCAGAGCACACGAGTCGCCTCGCGAGCAACATCTTCAGGTAGCTGTCCAAAGCGCCATGGTTGATGCTCGACCCAGTGGTGTTTCACACACTCACCAAGTAGCTCTACCAAGTCTTGGGGCGGTGACCAACGGTCCTCCTGGCTCATCATTGGCAGCAATCAGCACACCTCCCAGTAGAACCATGAGTGTTAGCCCCACTCGAAACTCTCGTTCTGAGGTGTCTAGTCTCTCTACCCTTCACGCAGTGCTTCACCATACTCCCGCCACCAGCGAGAGTGGTAGTGCCAAGCCTGGTAGTGCCGCCAGCAGCCCTAGAGCGTCTGGTGCCTGCGGCCTTGAAAAGGGTGGTGTCAGCGAGGATGCGAGAGCCCTGAGAATGTTGGATCGCAA GATACGTATAAT CATTGAATCTTGTCAGCAATCGTTACGCATTTATGGTGT GTGCTACGCGCATCAATAG